One Drosophila willistoni isolate 14030-0811.24 chromosome 2R unlocalized genomic scaffold, UCI_dwil_1.1 Seg167, whole genome shotgun sequence DNA segment encodes these proteins:
- the LOC26530256 gene encoding protein toll, with amino-acid sequence MQFKQEYCPELCICCKEDESQRFIINCINLGLPEIPSELPITENATLLFENNNLQTLDNSTKIKGFYQLKELHLRYNNLSKIEVLPKSIQLLDIRNNSLTTLNESVREFLTQKSNMSSLTIFISGNNWICHCKEIRFFRFTKDLAENIKDLCKTECHDSRLFVSLEEIDLCPEKIPRYVIFFTSFIMLSCLLSFLQCFWKSIVMWLYEKRLFLKLTTRLEKGTETKYDCFLAYCHKDSHLVSEYVQRLEHGRNRLRLCFYERDWLAGEPIPDCICHSVENSKCIVILMTKNFLKSVWGRLEFRLALHATSKDQYKRLIVIIYPDVENFDELDGELKSYLKLNSYLNRNDTNFWNKLIYALPHKIIDEGEDMEIINIEH; translated from the exons ATGCAGTT TAAACAGGAATATTGTCCAGAACTGTGCATCTGCTGTAAAGAAGACGAGAGTCAAAGATTCATTATCAACTGCATTAATCTGGGATTGCCCGAGATACCCTCTGAACTACCCATAACTGAGAATGCGACTCTTCTGTTTGAAAATAACAACCTACAGACTTTGGACAACTCCACCAAAATCAAAGGCTTTTATCAACTGAAAGAACTTCATCTGAGGTACAATAATCTTTCAAAAATAGAGGTTCTTCCAAAAAGTATTCAACTTCTCGATATAAGGAACAATTCTCTTACGACACTGAATGAAAGTGTAAGAGAGTTTCTGACACAAAAATCGAATATGTCCAGTTTGACTATCTTCATATCGGGCAATAATTGGATTTGTCATTGCAAAGAAATACGTTTCTTTCGATTCACCAAGGACCTGGCAGAGAATATCAAGGACCTTTGTAAGACAGAATGCCACGATTCCAGATTGTTTGTTTCCTTGGAGGAGATAGATCTATGCCCTGAAAAAATTCCGCGTTATGTCATCTTCTTCACATCGTTCATAATGCTAAGCTGCCTGTTGAGTTTCCTGCAATGTTTCTGGAAGTCCATTGTGATGTGGCTATATGAGAAGAGATTGTTCCTGAAACTGACCACTCGCCTAGAGAAGGGCACGGAGACCAAGTACGACTGCTTTTTGGCCTACTGCCACAAGGATTCTCATTTGGTAAGTGAGTACGTGCAAAGATTGGAGCATGGACGGAACCGACTTCGTCTCTGCTTCTACGAACGAGATTGGCTCGCTGGTGAACCAATTCCTGACTGCATTTGTCACTCTGTGGAGAATTCCAAGTGCATTGTCATTTTAATGACAAAGAATTTCCTCAAGTCGGTCTGGGGTCGTCTGGAATTTCGTTTGGCCCTTCATGCCACCTCCAAGGATCAGTACAAGCGACTCATTGTGATTATCTATCCGGACGTGGAGAACTTTGATGAACTGGATGGCGAACTAAAAAGCTACTTAAAACTGAATAGCTATCTGAACAGGAATGATACCAATTTCTGGAATAAGCTTATCTATGCCTTGCCCCACAAGATAATAGATGAGGGCGAGGATATGGAGATTATTAATATTGAACactaa